TGTTCGGCATAGGGTAACTTGCCAAATTGCTCTTCATAAGGACCCGGATAAATGAACATACCTTTGGCAGTTTTGAAAGCATCGCTCAGGCGTCCGGTGATTTTCAAGAAACCTTCTTCGTCTATTTCGCCGCAATCGCCGGTGTGCAGCCACCCTCCACGCAATACCTCTGCCGTTTTTTCGGGGTCTTTGAAATAGCCTTCCATGAGCCATTCGGCACGCATGAGTATTTCGCTGCTGTCGGGGTCTATTTTCAGTTCTACGTCGGTAAGAGGCTTGCCCACAGTGCCCGCTTTGTTGCGGTTGCGCGGCATAATACAGCAGCCAGCACAGTTTTCGGTCATACCATACACATCGCGCACGAAAACGCCCAAATCCATAAACCACTGTTTCACGGCGTCGGGGGTTTGGGCGGCACCTGTCAAAGCAAGTTCTACCTTTGCAAGCCCCAGTTTTTTGCGTATAATTTTTTTGAGTAAGCTGCCTATCAGTGGCAGGCGGGTAAGGGTATTGTATTTCTTTTCGCCAAAGCGCTCCAGAATGCCCAAGCGAAATTTCTGCCAGATGCGCGGCACGCCAAAGAAAAGTGTGGGTTGAGTGTCTTGCAGGTTTTGCAGAAAAGTATCTATGGATTCAGCAAAAGAGATGGTGCCACCTAAATACAGACAAGACATTTCTATAGCCATACGCTCGGCAATATGATTGAGCGGCAGATAAGAGAAGAAACGCCCTTCGCTCAGACTAAACAGCCCTATATCGTTGTGGCGCAGTTCGCTTTCGAGAAAAAGCGCCGGCGAGCGAAACTTCAGCATCACGCCCTTGGGGGTGCCCGTCGTGCCCGATGTAAAGAGAATGGTCCACAGGTCGTCGCGGGTAGGCTCATACACCTCTTGCAGAGGTTCATGGCGGCGCAACAACTCATCCCACGCTTCGCCGTCTTCTACTTTCGAATTGCCCGGATAGTGCGGGAAGTGTATGATTTGGATATGTTTGGGCACGGCTTCGCGCACTTTCTGCCAATAGCCGTCGTCGAGCTTGCCCACAAAAAGGTGGGTTACTTCGCTTTTTTCGAGCACGATACGCAGGTCGTGTGCCGCCAGGTTGGCATAAAAAGGCACCGATACCGCCCCGCTCATCATAATGGCAAGGTCTGAGAGTATCCAGTGATAGCAATTTTTCGACAGAATGCCCACCAAGCTGCCCTTTTCTACGCCCATGGCTTTGAGGGCAGCCGCTATGCGCCGAGCTTCGTCGCCGGCTTGTGCCCAAGTGATGGTTTTCCATTCCTTGCCGAAGGGCTGCCGCATAAAGACGGCATGGGGTTTTTCTTTCTCCCACTTCAGGAAGTAATGCAATTGAGTGGGCAGGGTCTGTACGTCAGGGGTTTTGAGGGTTGTTGCCATGGCTTTTCCTTGTTTTAGTTGAGTTTAAACATATCGCCTCGTAAGCGCTGCCCCCCGTCTATGTAGATGGTTTCACCGGTAATGTAGGCAGCCATGGGGGTAAGCAGGAAAGCGGTCAGGTAAGCCACCTCTTCGGTGGTACCCAAGCGCTTGAGAGGTATAGTTTCGGCAATGCCTTGTTTGATGCTTTCGGGGTACTGCTCCAGTCCGGTCGATTGTATGATACCGGGTGCCACGGCATTGACACGGATGCCATAACGGCTCCATTCTACTGCCAGCGTTTTGGTCATATTGTCCACACCGGCACGTGCCGCGCCTGTGTGCATCATGCCGGGAAAACCACGGTAGATATTGGCAATGATGTTGACGATGCTGCCGCTTTTTTGCGGAATGAAAAAGCGGTTTGCCATGGTGTAGGTCATATTCCATGTGCCATTGAGGTTGTTATTCACCACGGCATGGAATCCCTTAGGGGTGATTTGTTCGGCAGGGGCAGGGAATTGCCCGCCGGCATTGTTCACAAGAAAATCGAGACGTTTATAGCGCTGGGCAATGAAGTCAGCCAAAGCTTCCACTTGTTCGGGCTCGCGTATGTCGCAAACACAGTAACACACTTCTCCAAAGGGGGCAAGGCTTTCAGCAGCTGCCCGCAGCTTTTCTTCTTTTCTTCCGCTGATGCATACGGTCGCGCCCATGTTTAGAAGTTGTTTGGCTATGGCATAGCCTATACCACTGCCTCCGCCGGTTACTACAGCTATTCTTTCTTTCAGTAAGTCGCTGCTAAACATAAATTTACAAATTTTTCACAGATAAATTCAACATCTGCCTTGCCTCGGCTACTGTAGCCGGTTCGCGCCCCAGCGTACGCACTAAGCGGGCGGCAGCTTCTACCAGCTCGCCGTTCGATTTTGCCATAGCACCCTCGGGCAAATAGAAGTTGTCTTCTAAGCCTACACGTATGTGTCCACCTATGGTAATGGCGGCAGCTGCTAGTGCCCACTGCTTGCGCCCGATGCCAATGACCTGCCAATGTGAGCCGGGCGGTACGCTGCGTGCCTGATGCAAAAGGTTTTCGGTGGTAGCAGGAATACCTCCAAGCACCCCCATCACAAAACTGAAGACATAGGGCGGCTTCAAAATGCCCATGTCTATGAAAGGCATGGCATTGTTGATGTGCCCGCAGTCAAAGACCTCCATTTCGGGCAGGGTGCCCGCTTCGTTCATGCGCTCCAAGAAGAAGCGTATATCTTTGAATGGGTTTTGAAAAACAAAGTCGTGATAAAACTGCTTGGTTTTGGGCGAATAGATGGCATAGTTCATAGAGCCCATATTCAAGGCTGCCATATCGGGTTTCAGTGCCGAAATGTGGTGGATGCGTTCTTCTTTCGAAATACCGATGGCACCTGTAGAGAAGTTGATGATAACATCGGGGCAGCGCTTGCGCACTTCTTCGTAAATGCGACGATAGGTTTCTATGTCGTAGGCGGGGGCGCCGTTGTCTTGGCGGGCGTGTATGTGCAAGACCGACGCACCGGCTTCGACGGCACGTCTGCCCTCTTCGGCTATTTCTTCGGGGGTGTAAGGAATGTAGGGGCATTGGTCGCGTGTTGCCAGCACCCCGGTGAGAGCTGCAGTAATGACTACTTTTTTGTCAGATGCCATAAGTATTGCGTTTTTGGTAAGTTTATTCTCCTATCCATTGAGGTTTTCGCTTTTCGCTGAATGCACGGATGCCTTCCTGTGCATCTTTGGTTTGCAGCAGCTGCATGAGCTTGTGGTTCAAGGCTTCATGAGAGAGCTGCTCCAAATGATGATAAGCGTCGATGCCTGCCTGCATAGCCAAGGGGGCACCTTCGCGCAGCTGTTCCACCAGTTGCCGCATCGTAGGTTCCACTTCTGCGGCTTGCGCCACCAGATGGGTTACCAAACCATAAGGCAACAGTGCTTCGGCAGGGCGCGCTTCGCCCAACAAACACCAGTTAAGCGCCTGTCGCGCAGGCATAAAGCCGGCAAGGGCTTTCATTACCTGCAAAGGGAAAAGCCCGCGCTTCACCTCGGGCAATGAAAAGTGCACTTGACGGTGAGCTACTACAAAAGTGCTTGCCGTCACCAGCAGCATGCCACCGGCAAGCACATTGCCCGTGATGCCCGTAATCAGGGGTTTGGTGAATTGCTCGAAGAGCTCATGCACCACCAAAGGACGCTGGGCAGGCGGCACCGTCGAATGGTGTTCTATGCCTCCCATCATCGCTTTGAGGTCGGCACCGGCACAAAAAACCGGTCCCCGAGCCGTCAGCATCACAAAGCGCAGCCGGCGGTTGTTTTGGGCATAAGCCAAAGCATAAGCCAACTCGTTCAACATGACCGGATTCAGGGCATTGTGCCGTTCGGCATGGTTTAGGGTCAGCCATAGGCAGTCGGCTTCTTCACGGCACTCAATAAAGTGCCAACGAAAGCGCTGCAGGGCGTCCTCGGCTATTTCGGAAAAATAGGTATTCATGACTCTTTTGCTTTTCCTTCGGTTTGTTCTTGTTTTAGGGGCTCTATCTGAATCAGGCAGGTGCCTGCTTCTATGTTGGCTCCTTCTTCCACGTATATCTCCTTCACAATGCCCTCTTCCAAAGCATGCATTTGGTTTTCCATTTTCATGGAAACGAACACCAAGAGAGGTTGCCCTTTCTTCACGTGGTCGCCTGCTTTCACCAGCAGACGCGTAACCTGTCCCGGCATTTCTGCCTGATAACTGCCTTCGGGAAGTTCGGTCTTTAATTCGGGGAAACGGGGCAATAAAAAGGCTTCGATGCTGCCCTGCATGGCTTGCCATACTACATAGCGATGCTCCACAGCGTCGGTTTCTATGATGGTGAGGGCAAAACGCTGCCCTTCCCATTCGAAAACAATTTCTCTGGGCAGAAGCTGCAGCAGGCGGGCGTGTCCTTCCCATCCTTCGCCTTTGCAGCAGAAAAGCCCTTCGGCAAGGGGGCTACATTCTACCGTGATGATTTGGTTGCCTAACTTCCAGCCGTAGGGCAAAGTAGCTTGGGGCACATTGCGCCAATTAGGCACAAGCGAAGGTAGCAGCCCTCGTCCTTGCACAGCAAAGCTTACACGATGCAGCGTCAAGCCCACTGCCCACGTTCTTAGCAAAGCGAGGGGTGGCGTCTCTCCTGCTTTCGTGAGTGTCTGCTTTCTTTCCAAAAAGTGGGTATCGTATTCGCCCCGCACAAAATCAGGGTCGAGGCAAAGCGCTTTCAGAAAAGCTAAATTGTGGCGTATGCCCAAACAAAGGATTTGCTCCAGTGCATAATGCAGCCGCTGCAGCGCTTGCCTGCGGTCGGCAGCGTGCACAATGACTTTGGCAATCATAGAGTCGTAGTAGGGCGATATATCGCAGCCGCTTTCAATGCCGCTGTCTATGCGTAGATAAGGCAGCTGAGGCACTTGCCAGTAATGGATGGTGCCTGTAGAAGGGCGAAAATCTTGTGCCGGGTCTTCGGCACACAAGCGGGCTTCGATGGCGTAGCCCTGCTGGCGCAGCTCTTCCTGACGGTAGGGGAAAGGCTCGCCCGCGGCAATGCGTATCTGCCATTCCACCAAATCCAAGCCAGTGATGGCTTCGGTTACGGGGTGCTCTACTTGCAGGCGGGTATTGACCTCCAGAAAATAAAATTCGCCTTTGCCTACATAGATAAACTCTACGGTGCCTGCATTGTCGTAATTGAGGGCATGTGCTGCCCTTAGAGCAGCTGCCCCCATTGCCTGCCGTTCTTCTTCGCTTAAAACAGGTGAGGGCGACTCCTCTATGATTTTTTGATAACGCCGCTGAATGCTGCACTCCCGCTCGAAAAGATGTACGATGTGCCCATGTCGGTCACCTAAAATCTGAAATTCAATATGGCGAGCTGCCTCGAAATAGCGTTCAAGCAGCAATTCGTCATCACCGAAGGCATGAAGTGCCTCGCGCTTTGCTGCCGCAAAAGCAGCTTCGAAGTCTTCGGGTGAGCGTACGATACGCATGCCCTTGCCACCACCACCTGCCACTGCCTTCAGCAATACAGGGTAGCCTATGGAAGCGGCTGCTTGTTTCATCTCTTCACAAGAAGCACCGACTTTGCGAAAACCGGGCACCGTAGGCACGCCCTGTGCTTCCATCAGGGCTTTAGCTTTGGCTTTTGAGCCCATTTGTTCGATAGCATCGGCATTCGGACCAATGAAAAGCAGGGGTGCCCCGCCAGCTTCCACCCGTTGTTGCGACAGCCGTGCTACCGTACGGGCAAAGTCCGCATTTTCCGACAAGAAACCATAGCCGGGATGAATAGCATCAACTCCCGCCTTCAAAGCGATGTTTACTATTTTTTCTATGTTCAGATAACTTTCCGAGGGGGTGTTGCCTCCCAACGCATAGGCTTCGTCGGCTTCTGCCACAAAAGGCATGTAGCGGTCGGCGTCGCTATAAACAGCCACAGTAGCAATGCCCATCTTGCGGCAGCTGCGCTGAATACGACGGGCTATCTCACCACGGTTTGCTATCAATATTTTGCGTATGTCGTGTATCATGATGTTGGATAGTTACATGCGGAACACACCATAAGTGTTGGAAGGTCGAATGGGGGCATTGTTTACTACCGACAAACAAATACCCAAATAATCGCGCGTGAGGCGTGGGTCTATGACGCCATCGTCCCACACTTGGGCGGTGCTGTACCATGCATTCGAGGTCTTTTCTATCTCCTGCATCAAATGTTGGCGCAGCATGGCGGCTTGTTGTTCGTCGAAAGGGATGCCCGCTTTAGCTGCCGACTGCCTTTGTACGATTTCCATTACGCCGGCAAGTTGGTCGGGTCCCATCACTGCAATGCGACTGTTGGGATAACTGAACAAGAAGCGTGGACGGTAGGCACGCCCCGCCATGGCATAGTTTCCGGCTCCGTACGACGCCCCTACCATCAGCGTGATGTGGGGCACCTCACTGTTCGATACGGCATTGATGAGCTTGGCACCGTGCTTGATGATGCCTTCCTGCTCATACTGCTTACCTACCATAAAGCCAGTGATGTTTTGCAAGAAAAGAATGGGCTTTTCTTGGCGGTTGCACAGTTCAATGAAATGCGCTCCTTTGTTGGCAGAGTCAGAGAAAAGCACGCCATTGTTGGCAATGATGCCTACCGGGTAGCCGTGTATTTCAGCCCAGGCAGTAACCAACGTACGCCCCCACAAAGGTTTGAATTCCAAAAAACGCGAATCATCGACAATGCGGGCTATCAGTTCGCGTATATCGAAGGGGTGCTTGGGGTCAGGTGGCACTATCTGCACAATTTCATCGGCAGCATAGCGAGGCGGTAAAGGCGTATGCTTGGGGGTAAAGTGTGTGCGCGGCGGGCGCAACTGCCCTACAATTTCACGTGCCAAACGGATAGCATCCAGCTCATTATCGGCGAGGAAATCGGCAACGCCCGACTGTGTGGCATGCATTTCAGCCCCCCCTAAACTCTCTTCATCCACCACCTCACCGGTTGCCATCTTCACCAAAGGCGGACCAGCCAAAAATACCTTTGCACGTTCGCGAACAAAGATGGTATAATCGCTCATGCCGGGCACGTAAGCCCCTCCTGCAGTGGCATTGCCCATCACTACCGAAATGGTAGGGATGCCCATCTTTGAACGTTGGGTAATTTCCCGAAAAATTGCCCCGCCATAATTGAATATTTTGGCTTGTTCGGGCAAGTTGGCACCCCCCGACTCCACAAAATTAATGACCGGCAGCTCATTTTCTCGGGCAATCTCGTTGAGGCGTAAGCTCTTTTGTAGGGTAGGCAGGTCAATGGCACCGCCCTTCTCAGTTCCTACGTTGGAAATCACCATCACCCAACGCCCACACACACAACCGATGCCCCCCACCGTAGTGCCACCCGGTGAAGAGCTTTTGCCACCTAAACCAGCAAGCGGCAAAAGCTCTAAGAAAGGCGAACCTTCATCTAAAACATACTCGATGCGCTCGCGCGCCAACAACTTCCCTTGCTTTCGTGCCTTCTGTATGTGTTTCTCTTCGCCTTGAAAAAGACAAGAATTGTAGTGCTTTTGCAACTCATCGAGCAGTTGTTGCATTTGGGCAGCCTGCTGCCGGCTACTTTCATTGGGCTGCCAACGGCTTTTAAATACGGGCATTCTCATAGAGCATTGTTTTGAATGAGTTTTTCTATTTTAGCTTTGCCTTTTTCAGTGGCATAGGGCAAAAGCAAGTGCCACATGCGCAAGCGGGCTTCCTGCCAGTTATCGGCTTGGCGACGAATTGCCTGCTGCATAGGAAAGAAAAAGAGCACCATCCAGAGCGTATGTGCCAAGCTATTGTAGCCTTCGGGGCGGGCTTGCAAATTGCCGGCTCCTACGGCGTAATCCAGCATGCCTTTCAGATAAGCGATGTGGGCTTCTATGTGTGCACGCAAAGCGGCAGCTACTTCCTCACTTTCTTGGGCTATGTCGAGGGTGTTCAAATAAAAAAAGCGGAAACGGTAGCTAAGCTCCAAGATAGCTTGCGTCTTCTCATGAGCATGCTCGAAGGTGGGCAACTGCAAAACCGCCGATAAGAGTTTTTGGCGTTCACTTTCCAGCTGCTCATAAAGGGCTTGCAAAATGCTTTCTTTCGATTTGAAATGATACGCCAAATTGCCGGGACTGATGCCGGCAGCCTCGGCAATGTCTTTCATGTTCACCTGTGCGAATCCACGCCGGTTAAACTGCTCCAATGCCGCCTCCAATATTTTTTTCTTGGTATTTACTTTTGACAAAAGCATAAGCGAAATAGAAATACAATTCTAATTTTACAAATAATAATATGCTTTTATTTCAAAAAATCAAAAATTAGTGCAACTTTTTTTTGTTTTTTTCACAAAGAACAAGCAGAAACGCATTCAGTAAGTCCCTTTTGATAGGGGTGCACACTGGGACAGTTCATTTTTTATCGCTTTGAGCTGCTTTGTCTAAAAAGCCCTATCTGTTAAAATAGACAACTATGAAAAGGGATTGGAGTAAATACAACAAGGAGCTAATAAAAAGAGGAGAGGTACTAATAGACCCTGAAGGATTTGGTATAGAGGCAGAGACAGAGCAGATCAGAAAAACAGGAAGACCACCACTATACACAGACAAGCTAATACTCCTGCTCCTCTTCATAAAGTTTGCCCTGAGACTACCATACAGACAAACTCTCTTTTCAGTGTTTAAGCGATGGTTTGGGGAGCACGTAGTTAGTAGTTAGTAGGAAGTTTGAGAACATCAGGAAGGAGATAGTGTTTAAAGTGGGAATAATTAACATGTTTTTGATAGTAGGAGAGGTATGAAAGTGAAGGGTGGTTATGCGAAAAGCTGTAGGGTTGGGTCAGGCTGGGTAGGGTATGGGCTTGTTTTTGGACAAAGCACGAGTTTTTTTATAAATTGTGAATTTAGGTTAAGAAACAGTTGTTTAAAAACCATAAAAGGAATAGTCCAATATGGATAAGATGACTTTTGATTATTTAAAAAACCTTATCAAGAGATCTAAGTTTCTAACCCTAATTTTAAAATCAGCTTATTTTGAAATCAAAGGGTTTCAAACAAAAATAAGAGTGAAGCAAATTTTGAAGAAAGAAAATGAAATAAAAATTGATGTTGGTGGAGGCGATTTCAAAAGAGATGGTTGGTTTACTTTAGACCTTAATTATAAATCTGATCTCGTATGGGATTTAAGAAATGGGCTTCCGTTTCCTGATAATTCTTTAGATTATATTTATACTTCCCATACATTAGAACATTTTTATTTTAAAGAGATAATTTTCTTGCTTAAGGAATTTTATAGAGTTTTGAAACCAGCAAAAGGAATTTTAAGAATTGCTGTTCCAAATGCTCGAATTTATATAAACGCTTATTATGAAAATAAAGAATTACCTAGCCATTTTTTGGGATATAAACCTGCTTTTAACAATACAACAAAGATTGATTACATAAACTATATAGCATACATGGATGGGCATCATAAATATCTATTCGATGAAGAAAATTTGAAATATTTAGTTGAATATGTTGGATTTAAGAATGTAAAAATTGTAGAATTTGATGGATCTGTTGATTTATTCGAAAGAAAACATGAGAGTATTTACTGTGTTGGTTATAAAATAAAAACAAATTAATCATTCCCTTTTTGGGAATTAG
The DNA window shown above is from Thermonema lapsum and carries:
- a CDS encoding AMP-binding protein codes for the protein MATTLKTPDVQTLPTQLHYFLKWEKEKPHAVFMRQPFGKEWKTITWAQAGDEARRIAAALKAMGVEKGSLVGILSKNCYHWILSDLAIMMSGAVSVPFYANLAAHDLRIVLEKSEVTHLFVGKLDDGYWQKVREAVPKHIQIIHFPHYPGNSKVEDGEAWDELLRRHEPLQEVYEPTRDDLWTILFTSGTTGTPKGVMLKFRSPALFLESELRHNDIGLFSLSEGRFFSYLPLNHIAERMAIEMSCLYLGGTISFAESIDTFLQNLQDTQPTLFFGVPRIWQKFRLGILERFGEKKYNTLTRLPLIGSLLKKIIRKKLGLAKVELALTGAAQTPDAVKQWFMDLGVFVRDVYGMTENCAGCCIMPRNRNKAGTVGKPLTDVELKIDPDSSEILMRAEWLMEGYFKDPEKTAEVLRGGWLHTGDCGEIDEEGFLKITGRLSDAFKTAKGMFIYPGPYEEQFGKLPYAEQVCVVGLGQMQPLVLISLSEMGQKEDPKIVEAAIVELLQRINNPLPTYQKLAKAVLTSETWSVENSLLTPTLKIRRPQIDARYGDYYEEWLMKEETVIWL
- a CDS encoding SDR family oxidoreductase, which gives rise to MFSSDLLKERIAVVTGGGSGIGYAIAKQLLNMGATVCISGRKEEKLRAAAESLAPFGEVCYCVCDIREPEQVEALADFIAQRYKRLDFLVNNAGGQFPAPAEQITPKGFHAVVNNNLNGTWNMTYTMANRFFIPQKSGSIVNIIANIYRGFPGMMHTGAARAGVDNMTKTLAVEWSRYGIRVNAVAPGIIQSTGLEQYPESIKQGIAETIPLKRLGTTEEVAYLTAFLLTPMAAYITGETIYIDGGQRLRGDMFKLN
- a CDS encoding BKACE family enzyme — encoded protein: MASDKKVVITAALTGVLATRDQCPYIPYTPEEIAEEGRRAVEAGASVLHIHARQDNGAPAYDIETYRRIYEEVRKRCPDVIINFSTGAIGISKEERIHHISALKPDMAALNMGSMNYAIYSPKTKQFYHDFVFQNPFKDIRFFLERMNEAGTLPEMEVFDCGHINNAMPFIDMGILKPPYVFSFVMGVLGGIPATTENLLHQARSVPPGSHWQVIGIGRKQWALAAAAITIGGHIRVGLEDNFYLPEGAMAKSNGELVEAAARLVRTLGREPATVAEARQMLNLSVKNL
- a CDS encoding enoyl-CoA hydratase-related protein gives rise to the protein MNTYFSEIAEDALQRFRWHFIECREEADCLWLTLNHAERHNALNPVMLNELAYALAYAQNNRRLRFVMLTARGPVFCAGADLKAMMGGIEHHSTVPPAQRPLVVHELFEQFTKPLITGITGNVLAGGMLLVTASTFVVAHRQVHFSLPEVKRGLFPLQVMKALAGFMPARQALNWCLLGEARPAEALLPYGLVTHLVAQAAEVEPTMRQLVEQLREGAPLAMQAGIDAYHHLEQLSHEALNHKLMQLLQTKDAQEGIRAFSEKRKPQWIGE
- a CDS encoding acetyl/propionyl/methylcrotonyl-CoA carboxylase subunit alpha; amino-acid sequence: MIHDIRKILIANRGEIARRIQRSCRKMGIATVAVYSDADRYMPFVAEADEAYALGGNTPSESYLNIEKIVNIALKAGVDAIHPGYGFLSENADFARTVARLSQQRVEAGGAPLLFIGPNADAIEQMGSKAKAKALMEAQGVPTVPGFRKVGASCEEMKQAAASIGYPVLLKAVAGGGGKGMRIVRSPEDFEAAFAAAKREALHAFGDDELLLERYFEAARHIEFQILGDRHGHIVHLFERECSIQRRYQKIIEESPSPVLSEEERQAMGAAALRAAHALNYDNAGTVEFIYVGKGEFYFLEVNTRLQVEHPVTEAITGLDLVEWQIRIAAGEPFPYRQEELRQQGYAIEARLCAEDPAQDFRPSTGTIHYWQVPQLPYLRIDSGIESGCDISPYYDSMIAKVIVHAADRRQALQRLHYALEQILCLGIRHNLAFLKALCLDPDFVRGEYDTHFLERKQTLTKAGETPPLALLRTWAVGLTLHRVSFAVQGRGLLPSLVPNWRNVPQATLPYGWKLGNQIITVECSPLAEGLFCCKGEGWEGHARLLQLLPREIVFEWEGQRFALTIIETDAVEHRYVVWQAMQGSIEAFLLPRFPELKTELPEGSYQAEMPGQVTRLLVKAGDHVKKGQPLLVFVSMKMENQMHALEEGIVKEIYVEEGANIEAGTCLIQIEPLKQEQTEGKAKES
- a CDS encoding acyl-CoA carboxylase subunit beta, whose amino-acid sequence is MRMPVFKSRWQPNESSRQQAAQMQQLLDELQKHYNSCLFQGEEKHIQKARKQGKLLARERIEYVLDEGSPFLELLPLAGLGGKSSSPGGTTVGGIGCVCGRWVMVISNVGTEKGGAIDLPTLQKSLRLNEIARENELPVINFVESGGANLPEQAKIFNYGGAIFREITQRSKMGIPTISVVMGNATAGGAYVPGMSDYTIFVRERAKVFLAGPPLVKMATGEVVDEESLGGAEMHATQSGVADFLADNELDAIRLAREIVGQLRPPRTHFTPKHTPLPPRYAADEIVQIVPPDPKHPFDIRELIARIVDDSRFLEFKPLWGRTLVTAWAEIHGYPVGIIANNGVLFSDSANKGAHFIELCNRQEKPILFLQNITGFMVGKQYEQEGIIKHGAKLINAVSNSEVPHITLMVGASYGAGNYAMAGRAYRPRFLFSYPNSRIAVMGPDQLAGVMEIVQRQSAAKAGIPFDEQQAAMLRQHLMQEIEKTSNAWYSTAQVWDDGVIDPRLTRDYLGICLSVVNNAPIRPSNTYGVFRM
- a CDS encoding TetR/AcrR family transcriptional regulator — translated: MLLSKVNTKKKILEAALEQFNRRGFAQVNMKDIAEAAGISPGNLAYHFKSKESILQALYEQLESERQKLLSAVLQLPTFEHAHEKTQAILELSYRFRFFYLNTLDIAQESEEVAAALRAHIEAHIAYLKGMLDYAVGAGNLQARPEGYNSLAHTLWMVLFFFPMQQAIRRQADNWQEARLRMWHLLLPYATEKGKAKIEKLIQNNAL
- a CDS encoding class I SAM-dependent methyltransferase; translation: MDKMTFDYLKNLIKRSKFLTLILKSAYFEIKGFQTKIRVKQILKKENEIKIDVGGGDFKRDGWFTLDLNYKSDLVWDLRNGLPFPDNSLDYIYTSHTLEHFYFKEIIFLLKEFYRVLKPAKGILRIAVPNARIYINAYYENKELPSHFLGYKPAFNNTTKIDYINYIAYMDGHHKYLFDEENLKYLVEYVGFKNVKIVEFDGSVDLFERKHESIYCVGYKIKTN